In one Pseudomonas sp. MM211 genomic region, the following are encoded:
- the ptsP gene encoding phosphoenolpyruvate--protein phosphotransferase translates to MLELHPSQIQMGRQAADKQQALADLADSLVADGLVASGYLDGMQARERQGSTYLGQGIAIPHGTPETRDQVFQTGMRLIQYPQGVDWGDGQRVYLAIAIAARSDEHLRLLQLLTRALGEGDLSQALREAQDADAILALLQGAPQELALDSQLVGLGVNAEDLDELAWQGARLLKKAGCTATGFSGSLVQGEPLPLGNGLWWLSSEQSVERPGLAFVTPSQPLQQAGQPVAGLFCLACLGEGHRKVLERLCDLLIAGQGDALAHATTSRGVLEALGAELPPDWPVLRITLANAHGLHARPAKTLSELAQSFSGDIRVRLAEGAAAGVSAKSLSKLLALGARRGQVLEFSAEPTIADDALPAIEAAVRAGLGEEVEPLPPESAEQVVDSPPPPEADAAPSAPSAGTRLQAVAASPGIASGPAFVRRVPRLDYPAEGEGVSVERARLDAALQHIDGEIQRLVERSQEASVRDIFVTHQAMLRDPALREDVDARLAAGASAQAAWIGEIEAAATQQESLHDALLAERAADLRDIGRRVLAHLCGVEAPQEPAEPYILVMGEVGPSDVASLDRKRVAGIVTARGGATAHSAIIARALGIPSVVGAGEGLLALQQGTRLLLDGDRGQVWVAPDDATLAQAERERQASEQRRERAHGERMHPARTRDGHAVEVAVNIGASGEAAAAVELGAEAVGLLRTELVFMDHSQAPDVATQEAEYRRVLDALQGRPLVVRTLDVGGDKPLPYWPMPEEENPFLGVRGIRLTLQRPDIMETQLRALLQAADGRPLRIMFPMVGQLEEWRAARAMVEKLRQEIPLDDLQLGIMIEVPSAALMAPVLAREVDFFSIGTNDLTQYTLAIDRGHPTLSAQADGLHPSVLRLIGMTVEAAHAEGKWVGVCGELAADMLAIPLLVGLGVDELSVAARSIPLVKARVRELDLHHSQVQAQQALTLGSAAAVRALVEETH, encoded by the coding sequence ATGCTCGAACTACACCCTTCGCAGATCCAGATGGGCCGACAGGCCGCGGACAAGCAACAGGCGCTGGCCGATCTGGCCGACAGCCTGGTCGCCGACGGCTTGGTCGCGTCCGGCTATCTGGATGGTATGCAGGCCCGCGAACGGCAGGGCTCGACCTACCTGGGGCAGGGCATCGCCATTCCGCATGGCACGCCGGAAACCCGCGATCAGGTTTTCCAGACCGGTATGCGCCTGATCCAGTACCCGCAGGGTGTGGACTGGGGCGACGGCCAACGCGTGTACCTGGCCATCGCGATTGCCGCTCGCTCCGATGAACACCTGCGTTTGCTGCAACTGCTCACTCGCGCGCTTGGCGAAGGTGACCTGAGTCAGGCGTTGCGCGAAGCACAGGATGCAGATGCCATTCTCGCCCTGCTGCAGGGTGCACCTCAGGAGCTGGCGCTGGATAGCCAGCTGGTCGGGCTGGGCGTCAACGCAGAAGATCTGGACGAGTTGGCCTGGCAAGGCGCTCGCCTGCTGAAGAAGGCGGGCTGCACGGCCACCGGTTTCTCCGGCAGCCTGGTTCAGGGCGAGCCCCTGCCACTGGGCAACGGGCTGTGGTGGTTGAGCAGCGAGCAGAGCGTCGAACGCCCTGGCCTGGCTTTCGTCACGCCGTCACAGCCGCTGCAGCAGGCAGGTCAGCCGGTAGCCGGGCTGTTCTGCCTCGCCTGCCTGGGGGAGGGACACCGCAAGGTGCTCGAGCGTCTCTGCGATCTGCTGATCGCCGGGCAGGGTGACGCCCTGGCACATGCCACCACCAGCCGCGGCGTGCTCGAAGCGCTGGGCGCCGAGCTTCCTCCGGATTGGCCGGTGTTGCGCATCACTCTGGCCAATGCTCACGGGCTGCACGCCCGTCCGGCCAAAACACTGAGCGAGCTCGCGCAAAGTTTCAGTGGTGACATCCGCGTGCGTCTGGCCGAGGGCGCTGCGGCCGGCGTTTCGGCGAAGAGCTTGAGTAAGCTGCTGGCGCTGGGTGCACGACGTGGCCAGGTGCTGGAGTTCAGTGCCGAGCCCACGATCGCTGACGACGCATTGCCGGCTATCGAAGCGGCTGTTCGTGCCGGTCTGGGTGAAGAGGTCGAGCCGCTGCCCCCGGAGTCAGCCGAGCAGGTAGTCGATTCACCGCCCCCGCCTGAAGCGGATGCGGCGCCCAGCGCGCCATCTGCCGGCACCCGTTTGCAGGCAGTCGCCGCGTCGCCGGGTATCGCCAGCGGCCCTGCTTTCGTGCGCCGAGTGCCGCGCCTCGATTATCCAGCCGAGGGTGAGGGCGTCAGCGTAGAGCGGGCGCGCCTGGATGCCGCTCTGCAGCATATCGATGGCGAGATTCAACGGCTGGTCGAGCGTAGCCAGGAAGCCAGCGTGCGCGACATTTTCGTCACCCACCAGGCGATGCTGCGCGATCCTGCCCTGCGTGAAGACGTCGATGCGCGCCTGGCGGCGGGCGCCAGTGCGCAGGCCGCGTGGATCGGCGAGATCGAGGCGGCCGCGACTCAGCAGGAATCGCTCCACGATGCATTGTTGGCGGAGCGCGCCGCCGACCTGCGTGATATCGGTCGCCGTGTGCTGGCGCATCTCTGTGGCGTCGAGGCGCCTCAAGAACCCGCCGAACCCTACATTCTGGTGATGGGCGAGGTCGGCCCTTCGGACGTCGCCAGCCTCGACCGTAAACGCGTCGCCGGTATCGTCACCGCTCGCGGTGGTGCCACTGCGCACAGCGCGATCATCGCCCGTGCTCTGGGAATTCCCAGTGTGGTCGGCGCCGGCGAAGGCCTGCTGGCCTTGCAGCAGGGCACTCGACTGCTGCTCGACGGTGACCGCGGTCAGGTCTGGGTCGCGCCGGACGATGCCACCCTGGCTCAGGCCGAACGCGAGCGGCAGGCCAGCGAGCAGCGCCGCGAGCGCGCCCATGGCGAGCGTATGCACCCGGCGCGTACCCGTGATGGTCACGCAGTCGAGGTCGCCGTGAACATTGGCGCCAGCGGTGAAGCTGCCGCTGCGGTCGAGCTGGGCGCCGAGGCTGTGGGCCTGCTGCGTACCGAGCTGGTGTTCATGGATCACTCCCAGGCGCCGGACGTAGCGACTCAGGAGGCCGAGTACCGACGTGTGCTCGATGCCCTGCAAGGCCGGCCGCTGGTAGTGCGCACGCTGGATGTGGGGGGCGACAAGCCCTTGCCCTACTGGCCGATGCCGGAGGAGGAAAACCCCTTCCTCGGTGTGCGCGGCATACGCCTGACCCTGCAACGCCCGGACATTATGGAAACCCAGCTGCGTGCCTTGCTGCAGGCAGCCGATGGTCGTCCCTTGCGCATCATGTTCCCGATGGTCGGGCAACTCGAAGAATGGCGCGCAGCGCGCGCGATGGTCGAGAAGCTGCGTCAGGAAATTCCGCTGGACGACCTGCAACTGGGGATCATGATCGAAGTGCCATCCGCCGCCCTGATGGCGCCGGTGCTGGCCCGCGAGGTGGACTTCTTCAGTATCGGTACCAACGACCTGACCCAGTACACCCTGGCCATCGACCGCGGCCATCCCACCCTGTCGGCCCAGGCGGACGGCTTGCATCCATCGGTGCTGCGCCTGATCGGCATGACCGTCGAGGCTGCCCACGCTGAAGGTAAGTGGGTCGGCGTCTGCGGTGAGCTGGCGGCCGACATGCTCGCCATCCCGCTGCTGGTCGGGCTGGGTGTCGACGAACTGAGTGTCGCCGCACGCAGCATCCCGCTGGTCAAGGCGCGAGTCCGTGAACTGGATCTTCATCACAGCCAGGTGCAGGCGCAGCAGGCCCTGACCCTGGGCAGCGCCGCTGCGGTGCGGGCGCTGGTCGAGGAGACACACTGA
- the pfkB gene encoding 1-phosphofructokinase: MARILTLTLNPALDLTVSLDTLQPGAVNRSLGMSSHAAGKGLNVSQVLADLGHKVTVSGFLGQANAAPFEQLFQRRGFIDAFVRVPGETRSNIKLAERDGCVTDLNGPGPEVDAAHQQQLLDQLEQIAVGHDAVVVAGSLPRGVTIEWFGALLRRLVSLGLPLALDTSGAALRAGLTAEPWLIKPNEEELAEACDLASASPERLDDAIRELQEGGIKHVLLSRGAQGADWFGPHGVLHAQPPQVEVVSTVGAGDSLLAATLHGLLSDWPAERTLRLATAVAAQAVTQIGFGIHDRQQLARLEAAVAVTSKQ; the protein is encoded by the coding sequence ATGGCGCGCATTCTCACCCTGACCCTGAACCCGGCGCTGGATCTCACCGTCAGCCTCGATACCCTGCAGCCCGGTGCGGTCAATCGCAGTCTGGGGATGAGCAGTCATGCGGCAGGCAAGGGGCTCAACGTCTCCCAGGTGCTCGCCGATCTCGGCCACAAAGTCACCGTCAGCGGCTTTCTCGGCCAGGCCAATGCTGCGCCGTTCGAGCAGTTGTTTCAGCGTCGTGGTTTCATCGACGCGTTCGTGCGGGTGCCCGGCGAGACCCGTAGCAACATCAAACTTGCCGAGCGTGACGGCTGTGTCACCGATCTCAATGGCCCCGGGCCGGAAGTCGATGCGGCGCATCAGCAGCAACTGCTGGATCAGTTGGAACAGATCGCCGTTGGGCACGACGCTGTCGTCGTCGCCGGCAGTCTGCCGCGCGGTGTGACGATCGAGTGGTTCGGCGCACTGCTGCGTCGCCTGGTTAGCCTCGGCTTGCCGCTGGCGCTGGACACCAGTGGTGCAGCCTTGCGTGCCGGCTTGACGGCGGAACCCTGGCTGATCAAACCCAATGAAGAGGAACTGGCCGAGGCCTGCGACCTGGCGTCGGCATCTCCCGAGCGCCTGGATGACGCCATCCGTGAGTTGCAGGAGGGGGGCATCAAACATGTGCTGCTGTCGCGCGGCGCGCAGGGCGCTGACTGGTTCGGCCCCCATGGCGTGCTCCACGCGCAGCCGCCACAGGTCGAGGTGGTCAGCACCGTTGGTGCTGGCGACTCGCTGCTCGCCGCTACCTTGCATGGCCTGCTCAGTGACTGGCCTGCCGAGCGCACGCTGCGCCTGGCGACGGCGGTGGCCGCCCAGGCGGTCACGCAAATCGGATTCGGAATTCACGATCGGCAACAGCTGGCCCGCCTGGAAGCGGCGGTGGCTGTGACGTCGAAACAATAA
- a CDS encoding OsmC family protein, whose protein sequence is MKARVQWAGEALFLGESGSGHAVVMDGPPENGGRNLGVRPMEMLLIGLGGCSNFDVVSILKKSRQPVESCEAFLEAERAIDDPKVFTKIHLHFVVKGRGLKEAQVKRAVELSAEKYCSASIMLGRAGVEITHDYEIVELGA, encoded by the coding sequence ATGAAAGCTCGCGTTCAATGGGCAGGCGAAGCGCTGTTTCTAGGCGAGTCGGGTAGTGGCCATGCGGTGGTGATGGACGGCCCGCCGGAAAATGGCGGCCGCAATCTGGGCGTGCGCCCGATGGAGATGTTGCTGATCGGCCTGGGTGGCTGCAGCAATTTCGATGTGGTGAGCATCCTCAAGAAATCCCGCCAGCCAGTCGAAAGCTGCGAAGCCTTTCTCGAAGCCGAGCGCGCCATCGACGATCCCAAGGTCTTCACCAAGATCCATCTGCATTTCGTGGTGAAAGGCCGTGGTTTGAAAGAGGCCCAGGTCAAGCGTGCGGTTGAGCTGTCTGCCGAGAAATACTGCTCGGCCTCGATCATGCTCGGCCGTGCCGGTGTGGAAATCACCCACGATTACGAAATCGTCGAACTGGGTGCTTGA
- the coq7 gene encoding 2-polyprenyl-3-methyl-6-methoxy-1,4-benzoquinone monooxygenase yields the protein MANDRHYSPVDRLLLQADMALRTLLPFSGQPSRPSPAIVEPEAQLDAKQTRHIAGLMRINHTGEVCAQALYQGQALTAKLPRVRAAMEHAADEEIDHLAWCEQRIRQLGSHPSVLNPLFYGLSFGVGAVAGLVSDRVSLGFVAATEDQVVKHLDEHLEQIPEEDGKSRAILEQMRRDEQEHANSALDAGGARFPAPVKLGMTLLSKVMTKTTYRI from the coding sequence ATGGCCAACGACCGCCATTATTCGCCCGTCGACCGACTGCTGCTGCAAGCCGACATGGCGCTGCGCACGCTGCTGCCTTTCAGTGGCCAGCCGAGCCGTCCATCGCCAGCCATCGTCGAACCCGAGGCGCAGCTCGACGCGAAACAGACTCGCCACATCGCTGGTCTGATGCGCATCAATCACACTGGGGAAGTCTGCGCGCAGGCGCTGTATCAGGGTCAGGCACTGACCGCCAAGCTGCCACGCGTGCGTGCGGCGATGGAGCATGCGGCAGATGAAGAAATCGATCACCTGGCCTGGTGCGAACAACGCATTCGCCAGTTGGGCAGCCACCCGAGCGTGCTGAATCCGCTGTTCTACGGGCTGTCGTTCGGTGTTGGCGCCGTAGCCGGTCTGGTCAGCGACCGGGTAAGCCTGGGTTTCGTCGCGGCAACGGAAGACCAGGTGGTCAAACACCTGGATGAACACCTCGAACAGATTCCCGAAGAAGATGGCAAATCCAGAGCCATCCTCGAGCAAATGCGCCGCGACGAGCAGGAACACGCCAACAGCGCGCTGGATGCCGGCGGTGCGCGCTTTCCGGCGCCAGTCAAACTGGGCATGACGCTACTCTCGAAGGTCATGACCAAGACCACCTACCGGATCTGA
- the crp gene encoding cAMP-activated global transcriptional regulator CRP, which produces MVAITLTPKVKNFDKLLANCHRRRYTAKSTIIYAGDRSETLYFIVKGSVTILIEDDDGREMIIAYLNPGDFFGEMGLFGKEGVEKERSAWVRAKTECEVGELSYTKFRELTQQDPDILFALGTQMAERLRNTTRKVGDLAFLDVTGRVARTLLDLCKQPDAMTHPDGMQIKITRQEIGRIVGCSREMVGRVLKALEEQGLVHVKGKTMVVFGTR; this is translated from the coding sequence ATGGTCGCAATCACTCTCACACCTAAAGTCAAAAACTTCGACAAACTCCTCGCGAATTGTCATCGCCGTCGCTATACAGCCAAAAGCACCATCATTTATGCAGGCGATCGCAGCGAAACGCTGTATTTCATCGTCAAGGGCTCGGTCACCATCCTGATCGAAGACGATGATGGCCGTGAGATGATCATCGCCTACCTCAATCCCGGGGATTTCTTCGGCGAGATGGGGCTATTTGGCAAGGAAGGTGTAGAGAAAGAGCGTAGCGCCTGGGTTCGTGCGAAGACTGAATGTGAAGTCGGCGAACTGAGCTACACCAAGTTCCGCGAACTGACTCAGCAAGATCCGGACATCCTCTTCGCGCTGGGCACACAGATGGCCGAGCGACTGCGCAACACGACTCGCAAGGTCGGCGACCTGGCGTTTCTCGACGTTACCGGTCGCGTTGCCCGCACCCTCCTCGACCTCTGCAAACAGCCCGATGCGATGACTCATCCGGATGGCATGCAGATCAAGATCACCCGTCAGGAAATCGGCCGTATTGTCGGTTGTTCTCGGGAGATGGTCGGGCGCGTACTCAAGGCTCTGGAAGAACAGGGCCTGGTGCACGTCAAAGGCAAGACCATGGTGGTCTTCGGCACTCGCTGA
- a CDS encoding SDR family NAD(P)-dependent oxidoreductase translates to MPRYALVTGASSGIGLALAEALARRGRNLILIARHRDALESIAYELTQRFSVEVLFRVCDLSEPLQLSGLMHELEQNGLVIELLVNNAGLGSAGAFVAQDWSREQELLEVNVLALARLCHSIGTVMAGRGSGQILNVASIAAFQPGPWMSNYYASKAYVLHFSEGLREELRPYGVKVSVLCPGPKRSAFFRNAQLDASALENGKLMLSAEEVALIAVRGLDNNRAIIIPGWRNRLLSLAPRFFPRLLVRRFAARLNRRFGRA, encoded by the coding sequence ATGCCCCGCTATGCCCTGGTCACCGGTGCTTCCAGTGGTATCGGCCTCGCCCTGGCCGAAGCATTGGCACGCCGCGGGCGTAACCTGATCCTCATCGCACGCCATCGTGACGCACTAGAAAGCATCGCCTACGAGCTGACGCAGCGCTTTTCCGTCGAAGTCCTGTTCCGTGTTTGCGACCTCAGTGAACCCCTGCAGTTATCCGGACTGATGCACGAGCTCGAGCAGAACGGTCTGGTCATCGAGCTGCTGGTAAACAATGCGGGGCTCGGCAGCGCCGGCGCATTCGTTGCCCAGGACTGGAGCCGTGAACAGGAGTTGCTGGAAGTGAACGTGCTGGCCCTGGCGCGCCTGTGCCACTCCATCGGCACGGTAATGGCCGGGCGTGGCAGCGGGCAGATCCTCAACGTGGCGTCGATAGCTGCTTTCCAGCCAGGGCCATGGATGAGCAATTACTACGCGAGCAAGGCTTACGTCCTGCATTTCTCCGAAGGCCTGCGCGAAGAGCTGCGACCTTATGGCGTCAAGGTGTCGGTACTCTGCCCTGGGCCGAAGCGTAGCGCGTTCTTCCGCAATGCCCAGCTTGATGCCAGCGCCCTGGAGAACGGCAAGTTGATGCTCAGCGCCGAGGAAGTTGCACTGATCGCGGTGCGTGGTCTGGACAACAACCGCGCGATCATCATTCCCGGCTGGCGTAATCGCCTGCTGAGCCTGGCGCCACGGTTCTTCCCACGGCTGTTGGTGCGCCGATTCGCGGCGCGGCTCAACCGGCGTTTTGGCCGAGCTTGA
- the cra gene encoding catabolite repressor/activator, with protein sequence MKLTDIARLAGVSLTTASYVINGQAAKRRISAATVQRVLEVVEKHDYRPNSQAAGLRRGESRCLGFILPDLENPSYARLAKLLEQRAREAGYQLLIASSDDRPDSERQLLELFRSRRCDALIVASCLPQDAPEYRQLIAVGTPVIAVDRALDPSHLYSVISDDRQAGELLTRSLLQPLPRQAALIGARPELPISQAREQGFRDALADFDGLISVSHGEQFSRQWGHRQMRELMAQGSLPDVLVTTAYVLLEGVLDALYEHPEMDTSRLRLGTFGDAQLLDFLPMRVNAISQQHERIADRVFQRLLDALDGTYQPGLDAIERHLKIRFSG encoded by the coding sequence TTGAAACTGACCGACATCGCCCGCCTGGCTGGCGTATCGCTAACCACCGCCAGCTATGTGATCAACGGCCAGGCTGCCAAGCGCCGGATCAGTGCCGCTACCGTGCAGCGCGTGCTGGAAGTGGTGGAGAAGCACGACTATCGCCCGAACTCACAGGCCGCCGGCCTGCGACGCGGAGAAAGCCGTTGCCTCGGTTTCATCCTTCCGGATCTGGAAAACCCCAGCTATGCGCGCCTGGCCAAACTGCTCGAACAGCGTGCCCGGGAAGCGGGTTATCAGTTGCTGATCGCCAGCTCCGATGACCGGCCGGACAGCGAGCGGCAGTTGCTCGAGCTGTTCCGCTCGCGCCGCTGCGATGCACTGATCGTCGCCAGCTGCCTGCCTCAGGACGCACCCGAATACCGTCAATTGATCGCGGTCGGCACCCCGGTGATCGCAGTGGATCGTGCCCTGGATCCCAGCCACCTGTACTCGGTGATCAGCGATGATCGTCAGGCCGGCGAGTTGCTGACCAGAAGCCTGCTGCAGCCGCTGCCACGCCAGGCCGCCTTGATCGGTGCCCGCCCGGAACTGCCGATCAGCCAGGCCCGCGAACAGGGCTTTCGAGACGCCCTGGCGGACTTCGATGGCCTGATCAGCGTCAGTCATGGTGAACAGTTCAGTCGCCAATGGGGTCATCGGCAGATGCGTGAGCTGATGGCTCAGGGCAGCTTGCCAGACGTACTGGTGACCACCGCCTACGTGCTGCTCGAGGGTGTACTGGACGCGCTGTACGAACATCCGGAAATGGATACCAGCCGCCTGCGCCTCGGCACGTTCGGGGATGCCCAGCTACTGGATTTCCTGCCCATGCGCGTCAACGCCATTTCACAGCAGCACGAGCGCATCGCCGACCGGGTATTCCAACGCCTCCTCGACGCCCTGGACGGAACCTACCAGCCCGGCCTGGACGCCATCGAGCGGCACCTGAAAATCCGCTTCAGCGGTTAG
- a CDS encoding PTS fructose-like transporter subunit IIB — protein MNVLIITACPNGQVTSVLCSRLLQAAAERLGWFTQVEVHDPKAIGSPLSETDIAAAELVLVVKTGELDLQRFVGKRVVQSTPSEALADPKQFLLVAAEQAQVLEKAAPVAAASSGGKPKLVAITACPTGVAHTFMAAEALQQAAEQLGYDLKVETRGSVGARNLLDDASIAAADVVLLATDIEVETERFAGKKVYRCGTGVALKQPKQTLQKALAEGVAQQGAGQSQSADAGKSGSKSGPYKHLLTGVSFMLPMVVAGGLLIALSFVFGIEAFKQEGTLPAALMKIGGEAAFALMIPVLAGYIAYSIADRPGLAPGMIGGMLASALGTGFLGGIIAGFLAGYLALALNRWLRLPQSIEALKPILLIPLLASLVTGLAMIYVIGTPVAGIMAALEVFLQNMGTTNAILLGLLLGGMMCVDLGGPINKAAYAFSVGLLASQSYAPMAATMAAGMVPPIGMAIATVLARRKFSQTEREAGKAAGVLGLCFISEGAIPFAAKDPLRVIPASIAGGALTGALSMYFGCKLMAPHGGLFVLLIPNAINHALLYLLAIVAGSLVTGVVYALIKRPEVEALTVAAKA, from the coding sequence ATGAATGTGCTGATCATTACCGCCTGCCCCAACGGCCAGGTCACCAGCGTTCTGTGTTCGCGCCTGTTGCAGGCCGCCGCCGAGCGTCTGGGTTGGTTCACCCAGGTTGAAGTGCATGATCCCAAGGCGATCGGCTCGCCCTTGAGCGAAACCGATATCGCCGCGGCCGAACTGGTGCTGGTGGTGAAAACCGGCGAGCTGGATCTGCAACGCTTCGTTGGCAAACGCGTGGTGCAATCCACGCCGTCCGAAGCGCTGGCCGACCCGAAGCAGTTTCTTCTGGTCGCTGCCGAGCAGGCGCAGGTGCTTGAAAAGGCCGCGCCGGTGGCGGCTGCCTCGTCTGGCGGCAAGCCGAAGCTGGTGGCGATTACCGCCTGCCCAACCGGTGTCGCCCACACCTTCATGGCTGCCGAAGCGCTGCAACAGGCTGCCGAGCAGTTGGGTTACGACCTGAAAGTTGAAACCCGCGGTTCGGTTGGTGCGCGCAATCTGCTCGACGACGCCAGCATCGCCGCCGCTGATGTGGTGCTGCTGGCCACGGACATCGAGGTCGAGACCGAGCGTTTCGCCGGCAAGAAAGTCTATCGCTGCGGCACCGGCGTTGCCTTGAAACAGCCGAAGCAAACGCTGCAGAAGGCGCTGGCCGAGGGCGTTGCGCAGCAGGGGGCTGGGCAGTCGCAGAGCGCCGATGCCGGCAAGTCGGGCAGCAAGAGCGGCCCATACAAGCATCTGCTGACCGGCGTGTCGTTCATGTTGCCGATGGTGGTGGCGGGTGGTCTGTTGATCGCTCTGTCCTTCGTGTTCGGTATCGAGGCGTTCAAGCAGGAGGGCACGTTGCCTGCCGCGCTGATGAAGATCGGTGGCGAAGCAGCCTTTGCGCTGATGATTCCCGTGTTGGCAGGTTACATCGCCTATTCGATCGCGGATCGCCCGGGGCTGGCGCCAGGGATGATTGGTGGCATGTTGGCCAGTGCCCTGGGTACCGGTTTCCTGGGGGGCATCATCGCCGGCTTCCTTGCGGGTTATCTAGCCTTGGCGCTGAATCGCTGGTTGCGCCTACCGCAGAGCATCGAGGCGTTGAAACCGATCCTGCTGATACCGCTGCTGGCCAGCCTGGTCACCGGCCTCGCGATGATCTACGTGATCGGTACGCCGGTCGCCGGGATCATGGCTGCCTTGGAGGTGTTCCTGCAGAACATGGGCACTACCAATGCAATCCTGCTCGGGCTGCTGCTTGGCGGCATGATGTGCGTGGATCTCGGTGGGCCGATCAACAAGGCAGCCTACGCGTTTTCCGTTGGCCTGCTGGCATCGCAGAGTTACGCACCGATGGCCGCGACCATGGCCGCCGGGATGGTGCCGCCCATCGGCATGGCCATCGCCACTGTGCTGGCGCGCCGCAAGTTCAGCCAGACAGAGCGCGAAGCTGGCAAGGCGGCGGGTGTGCTGGGGTTGTGCTTCATTTCCGAAGGGGCGATTCCCTTCGCCGCGAAGGATCCGCTGCGGGTCATTCCGGCCAGCATCGCCGGTGGCGCGCTGACGGGTGCGCTGTCGATGTACTTCGGCTGCAAGCTGATGGCGCCGCACGGTGGCTTGTTCGTGCTGCTGATCCCCAACGCGATCAACCATGCGTTGCTGTATCTGCTGGCAATCGTGGCGGGCAGTCTGGTGACCGGCGTGGTCTATGCGCTGATCAAGCGCCCTGAAGTCGAAGCCCTGACGGTCGCTGCCAAGGCTTGA
- a CDS encoding AAA family ATPase: MKNDIHDLGLVLDSKVKLVLIESWDERRVLETLTGLAVRRGLGLLTWSVTEGLQRAGFAGETFAESGSTEPEAALRLIKADPQANLYVLCDLHPFMVDNPKLVRLLKEIAMADGSQAPTVVLVSHACKLPPEVQRYAARFNLALPGEDELLGIVRDEATRWSERNRNRRVRTDNRTLQQVVKNLRGMSHAEARLLARNLICDDGAITQEDLPELNKAKFELLDLDGVLSYEYDTARFADVGGLSNLKRWLGERQRIFFDGTGVDLPKGVLLVGVQGSGKSLAAKAVAGLWGLPLLRLDFACLYNKFFGETERNLREALKLAEQMSPCVLWVDEIEKGLASGDQDGGVSQRVLGTLLTWMAERKSSVFMVATANVIGRLPPELVRKGRFDELFFVDLPDVETRAEIFRIHLQRRELDATAYDLPQLAAASSGFSGAEIEQVVVSALYASQAQQQSVDHGMLLRGIQATSPLSVIMAEPLAELRDWARGRTVSAN, encoded by the coding sequence GTGAAGAACGATATTCACGACCTGGGATTGGTACTCGATTCCAAGGTCAAGCTGGTGCTCATCGAGTCATGGGATGAACGGCGGGTGCTGGAGACGCTGACCGGTCTGGCGGTACGCCGTGGCCTGGGCCTGCTCACTTGGTCGGTCACCGAAGGGCTGCAGCGCGCCGGCTTTGCCGGAGAGACTTTCGCCGAAAGCGGTAGTACCGAACCGGAAGCCGCGTTGCGGCTGATCAAGGCCGACCCTCAGGCAAACCTCTACGTGTTGTGCGACCTGCATCCCTTTATGGTCGATAACCCTAAGCTGGTGCGCCTGCTCAAGGAAATCGCCATGGCTGATGGCAGCCAGGCGCCTACGGTGGTGCTGGTGTCCCACGCCTGCAAGTTACCGCCTGAAGTGCAGCGCTATGCGGCGCGTTTCAACCTGGCGTTGCCTGGGGAGGACGAACTGCTGGGGATCGTCCGCGATGAGGCCACGCGCTGGAGCGAGCGCAACCGCAATCGCCGTGTCCGCACCGACAACCGCACCTTGCAGCAGGTGGTGAAGAACTTGCGTGGTATGAGCCACGCAGAAGCACGGCTGCTGGCGCGCAACCTGATCTGCGACGACGGTGCTATCACTCAGGAAGACCTGCCGGAGCTCAACAAGGCCAAGTTCGAGCTGCTCGACCTCGATGGCGTACTCAGTTACGAGTACGACACTGCGCGTTTCGCCGATGTCGGTGGCCTGAGCAACCTCAAGCGCTGGCTCGGCGAGCGCCAGCGAATCTTCTTCGACGGCACAGGTGTCGACCTGCCCAAGGGCGTGCTGCTGGTCGGCGTACAAGGCTCGGGTAAGAGCCTGGCGGCCAAGGCGGTAGCCGGGCTGTGGGGCTTGCCGCTGCTGCGCCTGGATTTCGCCTGCCTGTACAACAAGTTCTTTGGGGAAACCGAGCGCAACCTGCGCGAGGCACTGAAGCTGGCCGAGCAGATGTCGCCCTGCGTGCTGTGGGTCGACGAGATCGAGAAGGGCCTGGCAAGCGGCGATCAGGACGGCGGCGTCAGCCAGCGTGTGCTCGGTACGCTGCTGACCTGGATGGCCGAGCGAAAATCATCGGTGTTCATGGTCGCTACGGCCAACGTCATTGGTCGCCTGCCGCCCGAGCTGGTGCGCAAGGGGCGCTTCGACGAGTTGTTCTTCGTCGACCTGCCGGACGTGGAAACCCGCGCCGAGATCTTCCGTATCCATCTGCAACGCCGCGAGCTGGATGCCACGGCCTACGACCTGCCGCAGTTGGCGGCAGCCAGCAGCGGTTTTTCCGGGGCGGAGATCGAGCAGGTGGTGGTCAGCGCGCTGTACGCCTCTCAGGCGCAGCAGCAGTCCGTCGACCATGGCATGCTGCTGCGTGGTATCCAGGCCACGTCGCCTTTGTCGGTGATCATGGCTGAGCCACTGGCCGAGTTGCGGGATTGGGCGCGGGGGCGGACGGTCAGCGCAAATTGA